A genome region from Hoplias malabaricus isolate fHopMal1 chromosome 8, fHopMal1.hap1, whole genome shotgun sequence includes the following:
- the LOC136705069 gene encoding E3 ubiquitin-protein ligase HERC2-like: protein MFCYWGDDVVAGFGLVKSDAVKKTDSGVYFCSPKTTVRLIAPGKDLLGLVRGDGNVSVIRAPRAGGHRSSRPKNVELKDKIRLMSCGESQAVLLTYGGKTLRIDKLNSCSPIKELSGMDVIQVACGDQHCMALTYDGQLFTWGQNSSGQLGLGRNDPSSSSPRPLRSLCGIPLAQISAGGDHSFALSLSGAVFGWGRNSAGQLGLGDTEDRHIPACVNSVCLKKTVFISCGGEHTATLSKGGTVFTFGSGRYGQLGHNSFRDELRPRVVGELWGSKVSQISCGRRHTLVLVGSKTIYSFGCGEQGQLGNGRKINQCVPLRVQLPPEVHHHHRVELIISGESHSFVLCSQEETDSNSKQDRGILILEDKMIDRWLSECDSKQWKTIKMEIKTVFSSTACLNGSFIKKSFDGHYQTSTSFSGLDLESVRASVERLAKKEKVLTEVEKIVEKTLLPSLGSSAPGVEALRVFLILPEILRVLNKPEQESQLTAELASAILRLNPCMLYILENYWSELPDDFLKPLVDLFRKPSAYFIYQTAYEIQGKSYAKFLKKSVPVLQMLYQAFCRGQREMTCQVFVIYEINDLLIMLDAANRSIYEIHMDPFWYSDIIQAFAEIDYLQHTLDLLKCTPCIFNLEAKCNFLKFRANGKAFRLVLRRTAVLEDCLLQLRDADEKALKGWLQVMYAEKLAKTDVNKKDFFHHAFSTLLTPDSGMFLYNDTKTLMWFPSEPTVPEERYFLFGCLCGLAFYNNSVANLPFPLALFKKLVNIQPSLDDLTEFSPVIGRSLQYILEYSDEDIDSMDMSFSIMWENKEVELDTSEPGKAITSSNRKEFVEAYVDYTMNKSVERVFEEFRRGFYKVCDRDLVEFFQPEELKGVMVGTEQYDWDTLKKNASYEGVFEAKHPTIIFLWEVFDELSHIDKKAFLLFLTGFDRVPILGMNQVKMRVRPLYKSTEDHLPEALTCHSLLELPMYQTKEVLRAKLTEALHHKRGFWEELHGVLSYDTVIVYLASFTRPSCFWECFRSYLMFWGELNPVEDGEGWKDILALGRVTELSAKHRLLAFLTADGKVTVVSPRNGPSKGEQDKTQTEGKARSSYRKYYISPKEHIELISSGQSHVVLVSKSGTVQQWSCSQQTNRSFSSLTNKQIAQVACGNDHSLVLTKDGQLFTWGQNSSGQLGLGRNEPSSSSPQPLRSLCGIPLAQISAGGDHSFALSVSGAVFGWGRNSAGQLGLGDREDRDVPSCVKSLNLKKTVFISCGEDHTAVLTKEGLVFTFGSGCYGQLGHNSLRDELQPRLLAGLWGSEVSQIACGRYHTLALVGTSKTIYSFGCGEQGQLGNGQRTNQCVPLSVHLPSECDPKQTVDRIIAGGNLSVVYFQDGEIDSASASPSSCRGISVLDDDIIERWFSDCEKGNDWNRVKRGIKRMFSSASIINRSSFIDKSDKHYKTAEGHSGLDLSLARLTFEKLAKKQKILSEVENVVKQYLLPSLGSSAVGVEALRVYLILPELLRVMNKIKCNTQLTVALASSILNLNQESLNILMSLWTRLPYSYYRTVVKTFHSASAHFISQMTTTICNYWTDVEPPLSVLRKLYVINGQRVVRLMDDHFYIKELTVFFESVPSLHTNDEQYPAMINFMKHIKYLLSYPFILDMRCKCTLFRCFHVQDILTTVPPPVQNYALCVRRDMVLVDTLQYLKMNVHDFTCPLKVKFSEEDGYDAGGLRKEFFTLLGKDITKCSSVLKFSEDSRLSWFSSDTCGSSEELYLLGTICGMALYNYCFIIIGFPLALFKKLLNISPTLSDLEELSPVEARSLKNMLKEDEEVVDMLYLDFTLLGKELIPNGREITVTKVNRQKYVDLYVDFVFNKSVENQFREFARGFSRGAPFGKWKMFLPEELRLLLYGTSEYVWEDLRKITTYEHCGPFDQLIQNFWMVFTELSEELKKRFLLFMYATDRLPFGGLSQLRLKIVRHNFSDADERFPVAQTCFGTLDLPNYSSIQILRDRLTHAITCCEVFGKS from the exons ATGTTCTGCTACTGGGGCGATGACGTCGTGGCCGGCTTTGGGCTGGTGAAGAGTGACGCGGTGAAGAAGACGGACAGCGGGGTTTACTTCTGCTCTCCAAAGACCACCGTCCGGCTTATCGCGCCCGGGAAGGATCTGCTGGGACTCGTGCGCGGAGATGGCAACGTGTCAGTTATCAGGGCGCCTAGAGCCGGAGGACACCGTTCCAGCCGACCAA AGAATGTGGAGCTGAAGGATAAAATCCGACTGATGAGCTGCGGAGAATCTCAGGCTGTCCTTCTTACATACGGAGGCAAAACTCTGCGGATAGACAAACTGAACAGCTGCAG CCCCATCAAAGAGCTCTCTGGTATGGATGTCATCCAAGTTGCATGTGGAGACCAGCACTGCATGGCACTGACGTATG ACGGTCAGCTCTTCACGTGGGGTCAGAACTCCAGTGGTCAGCTGGGTTTGGGGAGAAATGATCCCAGCTCTTCGTCTCCTCGGCCCCTCAGATCTCTGTGTGGGATCCCACTGGCTCAGATCAGTGCAGGAGGAGACCACAGCTtcgccctctctctgtctggagCCGTGTTCGGTTGGGGCAGGAACAGCGCTGGGCAGCTGGGTCTGGGGGACACCGAAG acagacatattCCAGCCTGTGTGAACAGTGTGTGCCTCAAGAAAACAGTCTTCATCTCATGCGGAGGGGAACATACAGCAACTCTGTCAAAG GGAGGAACCGTGTTCACGTTCGGATCGGGCCGTTACGGGCAGCTCGGTCACAACTCGTTCAGAGACGAACTCCGACCTCGTGTGGTGGGGGAACTCTGGGGCTCAAAGGTGTCCCAGATCAGCTGTGGAAG ACGTCACACTCTAGTGCTAGTTGGATCAAAAACGATCTACTCGTTTGGTTGTGGAGAGCAAGGGCAGCTGGGAAATGGAAGGAAGATCAATCAGTGTGTTCCGTTACGAGTTCAGCTGCCCCCAG AGGTACATCACCACCACAGAGTTGAGCTGATAATCAGTGGAGAGAGCCATTCCTTTGTCCTGTGCTCTCAGGAG GAAACTGACAGCAACTCAAAACAAGACAGGGGGATTTTGATATTAGAGGACAAAATGATTGACAGGTGGCTTTCAGAATGTGACTCAAAACAATGGAAGACAATCAAAAT GGAAATTAAAACCGTGTTTTCCTCCACAGCATGTTTGAACGGGAGCTTCATTAAGAAAAG tttTGATGGACATTATCAAACCTCTACAAGTTTCTCTGGTTTGGACTTGGAATCAGTGAGAGCTTCGGTTGAGCGCTTagcaaagaaagagaaagtgttGACGGAG GTCGAGAAGATTGTGGAGAAGACCCTGCTGCCGTCTCTGGGTTCCTCTGCTCCTGGTGTTGAAGCACTGAGGGTTTTTCTGATTCTTCCTGAAATCCTCAGAGTCCTGAACAAACCTGAGCAGGAGTCTCAGCTCACTGCTGAGCTAGCCTCTGCCATCTTAAGGCTCAACCCCTGCATGCTCTACATTTTGG AGAACTACTGGTCTGAGCTCCCTGATGACTTCCTCAAACCCTTGGTTGATCTCTTTAGAAAGCCATCAGCATATTTCATATATCAGACGGCATATGAGATACAAGGAAAATCTTACGCCAAATTTCTGAAGAAATCTGTGCCGGTTTTACAGATGCTCTACCAG GCATTCTGTAGAGGCCAGAGAGAAATGACATGCCAAGTTTTTGTCATCTATGAGATCAATGATCTGCTCATTATG TTGGATGCTGCTAATCGGAGCATTTATGAAATACACATGGATCCCTTCTGGTATTCAGACATTATTCAAGCGTTTGCAGAAATAGATTATCTTCAG CACACACTGGATCTCCTGAAGTGCACTCCCTGCATCTTTAACCTGGAGGCGAAATGCAACTTTCTTAAATTCAGAGCAAATGGG AAGGCCTTTAGGTTGGTTTTAAGGAGGACTGCAGTCCTGGAGGACTGTTTGCTTCAGCTGAGAGATGCTGATGAAAAAGCTCTAAAAGGTTGGCTGCAG GTGATGTACGCAGAGAAACTTGCAAAGACAGATGTTAATAAGAAGGATTTCTTTCACCATGCGTTTAGCACATTGTTGACACCAGACTCGGGGATGTTCCTGTACAATGACACAAAAACCCTGATGTGGTTTCCTTCTGAG CCCACTGTGCCTGAGGAAAGGTACTTTCTCTTCGGATGTCTGTGTGGTTTGGCCTTTTACAACAACAGTGTAGCGAACCTGCCTTTTCCTTTAGCTCTGTTCAAGAAACTTGTGAACATCCAGCCTTCTCTGGACGATCTGACTGAGTTTAGTCCTGTTATTGGAAG gagcCTGCAGTACATACTGGAATATAGTGATGAGGATATTGACAGCATGGACATGAGTTTCTCA ATAATGTGGGAAAACAAGGAGGTTGAACTGGATACGAGTGAGCCTGGAAAAGCCATCACAAGCTCAAACAG GAAAGAGTTTGTGGAGGCGTACGTGGACTACACCATGAACAAGTCGGTGGAGCGAGTGTTTGAGGAATTCAGGAGGGGCTTCTACAAAGTGTGTGACCGAGACCTGGTGGAGTTTTTCCAGCCTGAGGAGCTGAAGGGAGTGATGGTGGGAACTGAACAGTACGACTGGGACACACTCAAGAAG AATGCAAGTTATGAAGGAGTGTTTGAAGCAAAACATCCAACTATCATTTTTCTCTGGGAAGTGTTTGATGAACTGTCACACATCGACAAGAAAGCCTTCCTCT TGTTTTTGACTGGATTTGATCGAGTGCCTATTCTGGGAATGAACCAAGTAAAGATGAGAGTGCGCCCCCTGTATAAATCCACTGAAGACCACCTTCCTGAGGCCCTCACCTGCCACTCCCTCCTGGAGCTCCCCATGTACCAAACTAAGGAAGTTCTCAGAGCTAAACTTActgaggccctacaccacaagAGGGGCTTCTGGGAGGAA CTTCATGGTGTTCTCTCTTATGATACGGTCATTGTATATTTAGCTTCATTTACGAGACCTAGCTGTTTCTGGGAGTGTTTTAGATCGTACTTAATGTTTTGGGGAGAACTGAACCCTGTGGAGGATGGTGAGGGATGGAAGGACATCTTAGCCCTTGGGAGAGTCACTGAGCTCTCAGCGAAACACAGGCTTCTGGCTTTTCTCACCGCAGACGGAAAGGTGACTGTGGTTTCACCACGGAATGGACCGAGTAAAGGAGAAcaggacaaaacacagacgGAGGGAAAGGCGCGGAGTTCGTACAGAA AATATTATATTTCCCCCAAAGAGCACATTGAGTTAATCAGCAGTGGACAGAGCCATGTGGTGCTTGTGTCCAAGTCAGGGACAGTGCAGCAGTGGAGTTGCTCTCAGCAGACCAACAG GTCCTTCAGCAGCTTAACTAACAAACAGATTGCACAGGTTGCTTGTGGAAATGATCACTCACTTGTGCTAACCAAAG ACGGTCAGCTCTTCACGTGGGGTCAGAACTCCAGTGGTCAGCTGGGTTTGGGGAGAAATGAGCCCAGCTCTTCGTCTCCTCAACCCCTCAGGTCTCTGTGTGGGATCCCACTGGCTCAGATCAGTGCAGGAGGAGACCACAgcttcgctctctctgtctctggagCCGTGTTCGGATGGGGCAGGAACAGCGCTGGACAGCTGGGTCTGGGGGACAGGGAAG ACAGGGATGTTCCTTCATGTGTAAAGAGCCTAAACCTGAAGAAGACAGTGTTCATCTCATGTGGAGAGGACCATACTGCTGTTCTAACCAAG GAAGGACTTGTGTTCACGTTTGGATCTGGATGTTATGGGCAGCTTGGACATAACTCACTCAGGGATGAACTTCAACCTCGACTCCTGGCTGGACTCTGGGGGTCAGAAGTCTCCCAAATCGCCTGTGGAAG ATATCACACTCTAGCACTTGTTGGAACATCAAAGACTATCTACTCATTTGGATGTGGAGAGCAAGGACAACTGGGAAATGGACAGAGAACCAATCAGTGTGTGCCGTTATCTGTTCACCTGCCCTCAG AATGCGACCCAAAACAGACAGTGGACAGAATTATTGCTGGAGGAAACCTTTCTGTTGTCTATTTCCAG gatggtgagattgactcAGCCAGTGCATCTCCAAGTTCCTGCAGAGGAATATCAGTACTAGATGATGACATTATCGAAAGGTGGTTTTCAGACTGTGAAAAAGGAAATGATTGGAACAGAGTGAAAAG GGGAATCAAGAGAATGTTCTCATCAGCGTCGATTATCAATCGCAGCTCATTCATTGACAAAAG TGATAAACACTATAAAACAGCTGAAGGGCATTCTGGGCTGGATTTATCTTTAGCTCGTCTAACGTTTGAGAAGTTGGCCAAGAAACAGAAGATTTTGTCTGAG GTGGAAAATGTGGTGAAGCAATATCTTCTCCCCTCCCTGGGTTCTTCTGCTGTGGGAGTGGAAGCTCTGAGAGTTTACCTCATCCTCCCTGAGCTCCTCAGAGTCATGAACAAGATCAAGTGCAACACGCAGCTCACTGTAGCTCTGGCTTCTTCCATTTTAAACCTGAACCAGGAGTCTCTGAATATCTTGA TGAGTCTATGGACCAGACTACCCTACTCCTACTACAGAACAGTGGTCAAGACCTTTCACTCTGCATCTGCCCACTTCATATCCCAGATGACCACCACGATCTGCAACTACTGGACTGATGTAGAACCTCCACTGAGTGTACTGCGCAAGCTCTATGTG ATTAATGGTCAGAGAGTTGTGCGATTGATGGATGATCATTTCTACATAAAGGAACTCACTGTCTTTTTTGAGTCT GTTCCATCTCTCCATACAAATGATGAACAATACCCAGCTATGATTAACTTTATG AAACATATCAAATATCTTCTCAGTTACCCTTTCATCCTTGATATGAGGTGTAAATGCACGCTGTTCAGG TGTTTTCATGTTCAGGATATATTAACAACTGTTCCACCTCCCGTTCAAAACTACGCGCTGTGTGTGAGAAGAGACATGGTGCTGGTGGACACGCTCCAATACTTGAAAATGAACGTTCATGATTTCACTTGCCCACTGaag GTGAAGTTTTCTGAGGAGGATGGCTATGATGCTGGAGGTTTGCGTAAGGAATTCTTCACACTGCTGGGGAAGGATATCACAAAGTGCTCCAGTGTGTTGAAGTTTTCTGAAGACTCACGACTTTCCTGGTTCTCATCTGAT ACTTGTGGTTCCAGTGAAGAGTTATACCTCCTTGGCACCATCTGTGGAATGGCCTTATATAATTACTGTTTTATTATCATTGGCTTTCCACTGGCACTCTTCAAGAAGCTTCTGAACATCAGTCCGACactcagtgacctggaggaGCTATCTCCAGTGGAGGCCAG gaGCCTGAAAAATATGTTGAAGGAAGACGAGGAAGTTGTGGATATGCTGTATTTGGATTTCACA CTGTTAGGCAAAGAGCTTATTCCGAATGGACGGGAAATCACTGTCACCAAAGTCAACAG GCAGAAATATGTGGACTTGTATGTTGACTTTGTTTTCAACAAATCTGTGGAGAACCAATTTAGGGAATTCGCAAGGGGTTTTTCTCGTGGCGCTCCCTTTGGAAAGTGGAAGATGTTTCTGCCAGAGGAACTCAGACTTCTGCTCTATGGCACGTCTGAATATGTGTGGGAGGATCTCCGAAAG ATCACTACTTATGAACACTGTGGGCCCTTTGACCAGCTGATCCAGAACTTTTGGATGGTTTTCACTGAGCTGTCTGAAGAGCTTAAAAAGAGGTTTTTAC TTTTCATGTATGCGACAGACCGCCTGCCCTTTGGAGGCCTCTCTCAGCTGCGTCTGAAAATTGTGAGACATAATTTTTCAGATGCAGACGAGCGCTTCCCAGTTGCTCAGACCTGCTTCGGGACACTGGACCTTCCAAACTACAGCAGCATCCAAATACTGAGAGACAGATTGACTCATGCCATCACATGCTGtgaggtttttggaaagtcgtGA